Proteins encoded together in one Desulfosporosinus meridiei DSM 13257 window:
- a CDS encoding Fic family protein: MNNYSRVVGLWQSYRIVSAADLDKYLDSFRILFAFHSGKIENEEITYHDTREIFENGSVTNFTGSPRGLFEQQNQKLAYEFLKEKIAKLEPPSLELVKEIHKVLTSGTYDLGRYITNEERPGEFKKHDYVTGVHEVGSSVENVESDLLELIAEVNEYRGKDVLKAAAYLHARFEYIHPFADGNGRVGRTLMNYYLMIHNHPPLIVYDEDKRLYYQCLQKYDEIEELDSLYEFFKYETEKTWEKALNLANGVKQPRKGLSDS; the protein is encoded by the coding sequence TTGAACAATTACAGCAGAGTGGTTGGACTATGGCAGTCTTACAGAATTGTATCTGCCGCTGATTTAGATAAATACCTAGACAGCTTCCGCATCCTGTTTGCCTTCCATTCGGGTAAAATAGAGAATGAAGAAATTACTTATCATGATACTCGAGAAATCTTTGAAAATGGAAGTGTTACAAACTTTACGGGGAGTCCTCGAGGGTTATTTGAACAACAAAACCAAAAGTTGGCTTATGAATTTTTAAAAGAGAAAATTGCGAAACTTGAACCTCCTAGCCTAGAGCTGGTTAAGGAGATTCATAAGGTTCTTACTAGTGGGACATATGACCTGGGTAGGTATATTACAAATGAGGAGCGTCCGGGAGAATTTAAAAAACATGATTATGTAACCGGCGTTCATGAAGTCGGATCTTCTGTGGAAAATGTGGAAAGTGATCTACTGGAGCTTATTGCAGAAGTAAATGAGTATAGGGGAAAGGATGTTTTAAAAGCTGCGGCTTATCTTCATGCTAGGTTTGAGTACATTCATCCTTTCGCCGATGGAAATGGACGAGTTGGCAGAACACTGATGAATTACTATCTCATGATTCATAATCATCCGCCTCTCATCGTGTATGATGAAGATAAGCGTCTGTATTACCAGTGCCTTCAGAAGTATGATGAAATAGAGGAACTGGATTCTTTGTATGAGTTTTTCAAGTATGAAACGGAAAAAACATGGGAAAAAGCATTGAATCTCGCAAATGGTGTGAAGCAGCCTCGCAAAGGTTTGTCCGATAGCTAA
- a CDS encoding methyl-accepting chemotaxis protein, with translation MKSIKIRMMVYIGVLLLAVCITLGLASYITAAKALTTQVNETLPQVAGQGAKVVSERMNALLGSLDVLANQDRIKDVSNPWEDKSKILLEETKRNGYISMLIADLNGSANMTTGKELSIKDRDYFQKAITGNKAISEPIISKDDGSLIIVYAVPIKQDGAIVGVLAALKDGNDLSKLSNDVTFGKTGRAFMINEKGTKIAHSNQELVINMDNDLENVKQNPKLEALALLEQQMTEGKTGVGEYEYNGEIKYLGFAPVEGLDWSLAVAAPKEEVMSGILTMGNSLFILSVLILVVGLGAGYFVARLISTPIMVAAEHLGVIASGDFTHESPKELITRKDELGVLAKAIETMQESVRSVVKEVINESRNVESAVIASRQAITELTHQIEEVSSTTQELSAGMQETAASSEEMSATAAEIENAVSSIAIKAQQGAVSAGEINRRASELKQNAILSRSSAETIYRSSQEKLIKAIEESKAVEQINVLSDSILQITAQTNLLALNAAIEAARAGEAGRGFSVVAEEIRKLAENSKTAVNEIQVVTKQVVSSVENLSASSANVLEFINKQVVNDYQIMVDTGEQYYKDAEFVNELVNDFSATSEELSASIQEMAKVIEEIAIAANQGAEGTTNIAQKSITVLENSDEVLKQADVTKESSDHLVRLAAKFTV, from the coding sequence ATGAAAAGTATAAAGATAAGAATGATGGTTTATATCGGGGTTCTTTTATTGGCAGTTTGTATAACTTTGGGACTTGCTTCATACATAACCGCGGCTAAGGCTCTTACAACTCAAGTCAACGAAACTCTTCCTCAGGTTGCGGGTCAAGGTGCGAAGGTTGTCTCCGAAAGGATGAATGCTTTACTGGGAAGTCTTGATGTTCTAGCTAATCAAGACCGGATTAAGGACGTCAGTAACCCTTGGGAGGATAAAAGTAAAATTCTCCTCGAGGAGACCAAAAGAAATGGCTATATTTCGATGTTGATTGCTGATCTTAATGGATCGGCAAATATGACGACTGGAAAAGAGCTCAGTATTAAGGACAGGGACTATTTCCAAAAGGCCATAACCGGAAATAAGGCGATTTCCGAACCAATTATAAGTAAAGATGACGGATCTTTAATTATTGTCTATGCAGTTCCTATAAAACAGGACGGTGCAATCGTTGGGGTTTTGGCTGCCTTAAAGGATGGTAATGACTTAAGCAAACTTTCTAATGATGTTACCTTTGGCAAGACAGGCAGAGCTTTTATGATCAATGAGAAAGGGACGAAGATTGCCCATAGTAACCAAGAACTTGTTATTAATATGGATAATGATCTGGAAAATGTGAAGCAAAATCCGAAGCTAGAGGCTTTGGCCCTCCTGGAACAACAGATGACTGAAGGAAAAACAGGGGTTGGTGAATATGAATATAATGGGGAGATTAAATATCTCGGTTTTGCGCCGGTAGAAGGGCTAGACTGGTCCTTGGCGGTGGCTGCTCCTAAGGAAGAAGTCATGTCCGGAATACTAACCATGGGTAATTCCCTTTTTATATTATCGGTCTTGATTTTAGTCGTAGGATTGGGAGCGGGCTACTTTGTAGCTAGACTTATTTCCACTCCAATTATGGTTGCCGCGGAACACTTAGGAGTGATTGCTAGCGGGGATTTCACCCATGAGTCTCCTAAAGAACTCATAACAAGGAAGGATGAGCTAGGGGTACTTGCCAAAGCGATTGAAACAATGCAGGAATCAGTTAGATCAGTTGTCAAAGAAGTAATTAATGAATCCCGTAATGTTGAAAGTGCAGTAATTGCGTCTCGACAAGCTATCACTGAACTAACCCACCAGATTGAAGAAGTGTCTTCCACCACTCAGGAACTGTCCGCCGGCATGCAAGAGACTGCTGCTTCAAGTGAAGAAATGAGTGCTACCGCCGCTGAGATTGAGAATGCCGTTAGCTCAATTGCCATAAAAGCACAACAGGGAGCAGTATCAGCAGGGGAAATCAACCGAAGAGCCAGTGAGCTTAAGCAGAACGCAATCTTGTCCCGGAGTAGTGCAGAAACTATCTATCGCTCGTCTCAGGAGAAGCTGATCAAAGCAATCGAGGAATCAAAAGCCGTCGAGCAGATTAATGTTCTATCCGATTCGATATTGCAAATTACAGCCCAGACCAACTTGCTGGCTTTGAATGCTGCCATCGAGGCTGCTAGAGCAGGGGAAGCGGGCAGAGGTTTTTCAGTTGTTGCGGAAGAAATAAGAAAATTAGCCGAGAACTCGAAGACAGCTGTTAATGAGATACAAGTAGTCACGAAGCAAGTAGTTTCCTCTGTAGAAAATTTATCGGCAAGCTCAGCTAATGTCCTAGAGTTCATTAACAAGCAGGTTGTAAATGATTACCAGATTATGGTGGATACGGGAGAGCAATATTACAAGGATGCTGAGTTTGTAAATGAGCTTGTCAATGACTTTAGTGCCACCTCAGAAGAACTTAGCGCTTCAATTCAGGAGATGGCCAAAGTCATCGAGGAAATTGCTATCGCTGCCAATCAAGGGGCTGAAGGTACGACGAATATTGCGCAGAAAAGTATTACTGTCTTAGAGAACTCTGATGAAGTCTTAAAGCAGGCTGATGTAACAAAGGAGAGTTCGGATCATCTGGTTAGATTGGCTGCAAAATTTACTGTCTAG
- a CDS encoding methionine/alanine import family NSS transporter small subunit, with product MSTSAIVMMLVGIIIIWGGLAASIWHAVRASKQK from the coding sequence ATGAGTACTAGTGCTATTGTAATGATGTTAGTTGGAATTATCATAATTTGGGGCGGGCTTGCAGCCAGCATTTGGCATGCTGTAAGAGCTTCCAAGCAAAAGTAG
- a CDS encoding sodium-dependent transporter, whose translation MTNTNKNRKGDKIVEGREQWGTRAGFILAAVGSAVGLGNIWRFPYVAYDNGGGAFFIPYLFALLTAGIPLLIMEFTMGHKYRGSAPLSFARMNKKTEWIGWWQVSIAFVISTYYAVIIAWAMAYTYFAVSLQWGNDPGGFLMSNYLRRVDLVNGASVGSVGSVVPGVFIPLVLVWVISLAILFKGVKQGIEKANRIFIPTLVIMFLIIVIRALTLEGASIGLEAFFKPDWSKIASPRVWVAAYGQIFFSLSIAFAIMITYSSYLPKSADINNNAFIAAFSNSGVELLAGFGVFATLGFLAKQANLPIEDVATAGIGLAFVVFPEILNSFPGFNGLFGVLFFGSLVFAGLSSLISIVETFVSAIQDKFDVSRTKAVMVGGGLSALISILFATQGGLFFLDAVDYFINTFGIALAGLVSVITISWIVRNLKPFQEHANLTSDLRTGLWWKICLGVVTPGVLGYMFVLNLIDNLQKNYEDYPTAFLIYSGWGVALAAIIFGFILASLKWKNGLEMPEESEE comes from the coding sequence ATGACAAATACTAATAAAAACAGAAAAGGTGATAAAATAGTGGAAGGCCGTGAACAATGGGGGACTAGGGCTGGTTTTATTTTGGCTGCTGTGGGGTCCGCTGTCGGACTGGGAAATATTTGGCGTTTTCCTTATGTAGCTTATGATAATGGTGGAGGCGCATTTTTCATACCCTACTTATTTGCGCTGTTAACTGCGGGTATCCCGCTGCTGATTATGGAATTTACAATGGGTCACAAATATCGGGGCTCTGCGCCCTTATCCTTCGCGCGAATGAATAAGAAAACTGAGTGGATCGGTTGGTGGCAAGTAAGCATAGCCTTCGTGATTTCTACCTATTACGCAGTTATTATCGCTTGGGCCATGGCTTATACATATTTTGCTGTAAGCCTGCAATGGGGGAACGACCCCGGTGGCTTCTTAATGAGTAATTACTTAAGGCGAGTAGATCTTGTTAATGGTGCCTCCGTCGGGTCCGTGGGCTCGGTTGTACCCGGAGTCTTTATTCCGTTAGTACTTGTCTGGGTAATTAGTTTAGCAATTTTGTTTAAGGGTGTTAAACAAGGAATTGAAAAGGCAAATCGCATCTTTATACCCACCCTGGTTATTATGTTTTTAATCATTGTTATTCGCGCCCTGACCTTAGAAGGTGCTTCTATAGGTCTCGAAGCCTTCTTTAAACCGGATTGGAGTAAGATTGCTTCTCCGAGAGTTTGGGTCGCTGCCTACGGGCAAATTTTCTTCAGCTTATCAATTGCCTTTGCAATTATGATAACTTATTCCAGTTATTTGCCGAAAAGTGCTGACATTAACAACAATGCCTTTATCGCTGCTTTTAGTAATTCCGGCGTTGAGCTTTTAGCCGGCTTTGGTGTTTTTGCTACCTTAGGATTTTTGGCTAAACAAGCCAATCTTCCCATTGAAGATGTAGCAACTGCCGGTATCGGTTTAGCCTTTGTGGTATTTCCGGAGATCTTAAACTCCTTCCCCGGTTTTAATGGTTTGTTTGGAGTGTTATTCTTCGGTTCCTTGGTATTTGCAGGCCTATCGTCCTTAATCTCGATTGTAGAGACCTTTGTTTCTGCAATCCAAGATAAATTTGATGTGTCGCGGACAAAGGCTGTTATGGTTGGCGGCGGTCTGTCTGCTTTAATTTCGATTTTGTTTGCAACTCAAGGAGGATTGTTCTTTCTTGATGCTGTCGACTACTTTATTAACACCTTTGGCATTGCCTTAGCAGGTCTTGTCTCGGTTATTACGATCTCCTGGATTGTAAGGAACTTAAAGCCGTTTCAAGAGCACGCTAATCTTACCTCAGACTTACGCACCGGTTTATGGTGGAAAATCTGCTTAGGTGTAGTCACACCGGGAGTATTAGGCTACATGTTCGTTCTAAACCTTATCGATAACTTGCAAAAAAATTATGAGGATTACCCCACCGCATTTTTAATTTATTCCGGTTGGGGAGTGGCCCTAGCCGCGATTATTTTCGGCTTTATCCTAGCCTCTCTGAAGTGGAAAAATGGTCTGGAAATGCCAGAGGAGTCTGAAGAATAA
- a CDS encoding response regulator, giving the protein MNILVVDDNKSSRSSVIKFLSKLGHKVEEAENGADALSKLHARSFDLLLTDIKMPKISGLELLRTVTALPMGQKLKVVLFTGHGDLESAIEAIRSGAYDYLLKPIKVKVLAELVEKIEAQCNLLREAEKQVKVFLVHDNSLTSQGLKHVLEKNKDLKIIGEVTPCQFGNLDLGRIQADVFIIDIDSLEDGDLSIISVIKQGIAETKVIVICSKADGRNAKRSLKEGSHSILSTHATPEEIIYCINKTMEGGTYIEPKIAKYLFANTEDNLPLYSLTEQERRILASIGLGKTNKEIAEELFLSTYTVRTYVSNILQKLTIPNRTAAAAFVVNHRQLLEELR; this is encoded by the coding sequence ATGAACATACTAGTTGTGGATGACAACAAATCAAGCCGAAGTAGTGTGATTAAGTTCTTGTCTAAGCTTGGACACAAAGTTGAAGAAGCTGAGAATGGTGCAGACGCTTTGTCCAAGTTACATGCCAGGAGCTTTGATCTGCTCCTTACAGATATTAAAATGCCGAAGATTTCCGGTCTGGAATTGCTTCGCACTGTCACTGCCTTACCAATGGGGCAGAAATTAAAGGTTGTATTATTTACCGGGCATGGCGATCTGGAATCTGCCATCGAAGCTATTAGAAGTGGAGCTTATGACTATTTACTAAAACCTATAAAAGTGAAAGTACTTGCCGAACTTGTTGAAAAAATTGAAGCACAATGCAATCTGCTTAGAGAAGCGGAAAAGCAAGTAAAGGTATTCCTCGTGCACGATAATTCTTTAACGAGTCAAGGATTAAAACATGTCCTAGAAAAGAATAAGGATCTGAAGATAATCGGGGAGGTAACACCCTGCCAATTTGGTAATCTGGATTTAGGCAGGATTCAAGCAGATGTTTTTATCATAGATATCGATTCCTTGGAAGATGGCGATTTAAGCATTATCTCAGTAATAAAACAAGGGATTGCTGAGACAAAGGTGATTGTCATATGTTCTAAAGCTGATGGACGAAATGCTAAACGAAGTCTTAAGGAAGGTAGTCATAGTATTTTGTCAACACATGCTACCCCTGAGGAGATAATCTATTGTATTAATAAAACAATGGAAGGCGGTACGTACATTGAGCCCAAAATTGCCAAGTATCTTTTTGCAAATACGGAGGATAACTTGCCCCTTTATTCGTTAACGGAACAAGAAAGAAGGATATTAGCTAGTATTGGTCTAGGTAAGACAAATAAGGAAATAGCCGAAGAGTTATTTCTCAGTACCTATACTGTAAGAACCTATGTTTCCAACATACTTCAAAAACTTACTATACCTAATAGGACAGCGGCAGCAGCATTTGTGGTAAATCATAGGCAATTGTTAGAGGAATTAAGATAG
- a CDS encoding HD-GYP domain-containing protein, producing the protein MLNEILSSYKLRQILQNIPHSLKGDETIHMSMALSLLEFIRYKDDYLEEHSLKVAAYTKRVAQYLGLSRKIVNEYYYSALLHDIGKIGIKDTILNKKSYLNKEEWQEMMKHPELGAAIVEEVFKLESLGDNIMFHHKYYDGRGYPQTLIQGDEIPLGARIIAVCDAYDAMTTDRPYRRAFSKDEAYRELNKCAGTQFDPQLVEVFIAVMELSAKEHLDGNKKCPLFTNK; encoded by the coding sequence ATGTTAAATGAAATTTTATCTTCTTATAAACTAAGGCAAATTTTGCAGAATATCCCCCATTCTCTTAAAGGGGATGAAACTATCCATATGAGTATGGCCCTCTCCTTACTGGAGTTCATTCGTTATAAGGATGATTATCTGGAAGAGCATTCGCTAAAAGTCGCGGCCTATACAAAAAGGGTTGCCCAGTATTTGGGGTTATCTAGGAAGATAGTTAATGAATACTATTATTCTGCGCTTCTGCATGACATTGGGAAAATAGGAATTAAAGATACTATTTTAAATAAAAAATCCTACTTAAACAAAGAGGAATGGCAGGAGATGATGAAGCACCCCGAGTTAGGTGCCGCGATAGTTGAAGAAGTATTTAAGCTTGAAAGCTTAGGAGACAACATTATGTTTCATCATAAGTATTATGACGGTAGGGGCTATCCACAGACACTTATACAAGGAGATGAAATACCCTTGGGCGCAAGAATCATCGCAGTCTGTGATGCCTATGATGCTATGACAACAGACAGACCTTATCGTAGAGCATTTAGTAAAGACGAGGCTTACAGAGAGCTAAATAAATGTGCCGGAACTCAATTTGACCCTCAACTTGTCGAGGTTTTTATAGCAGTTATGGAGTTATCTGCAAAAGAGCATTTAGACGGAAATAAGAAGTGCCCACTGTTTACTAATAAATAG